One part of the Vicia villosa cultivar HV-30 ecotype Madison, WI linkage group LG6, Vvil1.0, whole genome shotgun sequence genome encodes these proteins:
- the LOC131613261 gene encoding uncharacterized protein LOC131613261: METRNTIRVNFVKVPSELKELVSKVLVGSRFTERHGHLLDFVTSGFEEEMMSVLFQFFDPEHHCFTFPDYQLVPTMEEFSEMLHIPIGNQLPFTDLVNIPKPEVIVAALHLKKAEVENNWETRSGVKGFLAKFLLDKARLFSDSMSYHAFEDILALLIYGLVLFPNPDQFIDVHAIKIFLTPIPVPTLLGDILHSFHTRMMKKRGTLMCCIPLLSGWFISYLPRSVMRNDQGQKWHRRIMSFSQSDIRWCSLSKENVIIIDRYGQYPNVPLLGIRGYYL, translated from the coding sequence ATGGAAACCAGAAATACTATCCGAGTCAACTTTGTGAAAGTACCTTCCGAGCTGAAAGAATTGGTATCAAAGGTTCTTGTAGGTTCTCGTTTCACCGAAAGACATGGTCATCTACTCGATTTTGTTACCTCAGGttttgaagaagaaatgatgagtgTGCTATTTCAATTCTTTGACCCCGAGCATCATTGCTTCACGTTCCCCGATTATCAGTTGGTGCCCACCATGGAGGAATTTTCTGAGATGCTTCACATCCCTATTGGAAATCAGCTACCGTTCACTGATTTGGTGAATATTCCGAAGCCTGAAGTCATTGTCGCAGCCTTACATCTGAAGAAGGCTGAAGTTGAGAATAATTGGGAAACAaggagtggagtcaagggtttcctcgctaagttcttactTGATAAGGCTCGATTATTCTCGGATTCCATGAGTTATCATGCTTTCGAAGACATATTGgctttgctcatctatggtttggtgttgtttCCAAATCCTGACCAATTCATAGACGTACATGCCATCAAGATATTTCTGACTCCCattcctgtgcctactttgcttggagatattctacactCATTTCACACTCGTATgatgaagaagcgagggactctcATGTGTTGTATACCTCTGTTGTCTGGGTGGTTTATTTCGTACCTTCCTCGATCGGTAATGAGGAATGACCAAGGCCAGAAGTGGCATCGGAGAATAATGTCGTTTTCTCAATCCGATATTCGTTGGTGTTCTCTGTCCAAGGAAAATGTTATTATCATCGACCGTTATGGacaataccctaatgtgccactccttggcataaGGGGGTATTACCTATAA